The following are encoded together in the Mycobacteriales bacterium genome:
- a CDS encoding phage tail sheath subtilisin-like domain-containing protein yields MPTYLSPGVYVEEVDSGSRPIEGVGTAVAAFVGFADRGPFDQATLVTNWSQFTQTFGDFVEGTYLAHAVYGYFANGGGAAYIVRVGEDGGGGDAAPKALPAGAREAALGGYRITELPEAGARGDITVEVGPPKPAEGVTPAEDAFSLTIKVGGKAQETFDYVTTKRGKENVVTVVRASSKLIGIEETATGAALARPEAGAVTLAAPPAVPALPDRVSADDYVGDVAERTGFSGLEAIDEITMVAVPDLMSAYQRGAIDLDGVQAVQLAIIAHCEQAGDRMAILDAPPGLAPQQVKEWRTEKAGYDSKYATLYYPWITAFDPATKKNVSIPPSGHVAGIWARNDDTRGVHKAPANEVVRGAISLDTQLTKPEHDLLNPLGVNCIRAFPGRGIRVWGARTLSSDAEWKYLNVRRLFNYLEESILDGTQWVVFEPNDDALWARIRRTIAAFLINEWRKGALFGLTPDEAFYVKCDRETNPAEGIDAGQVVCEVGIAPVKPAEFVVFRLAQFSGGTSLVSE; encoded by the coding sequence GTGCCCACCTACCTGTCACCGGGCGTGTACGTCGAGGAGGTCGACTCCGGCTCCCGCCCCATCGAGGGCGTGGGGACGGCCGTCGCGGCGTTCGTCGGCTTCGCCGACCGCGGGCCGTTCGACCAGGCCACCCTGGTCACCAACTGGAGCCAGTTCACGCAGACGTTCGGCGACTTCGTCGAGGGCACCTACCTCGCGCACGCCGTCTACGGCTACTTCGCCAACGGCGGCGGCGCGGCGTACATCGTCCGCGTCGGCGAGGACGGCGGCGGCGGGGACGCCGCGCCGAAGGCGCTGCCGGCGGGCGCGCGGGAGGCGGCGCTCGGCGGCTACCGGATCACCGAGCTGCCCGAGGCGGGCGCGCGGGGCGACATCACGGTCGAGGTCGGACCGCCGAAGCCCGCGGAGGGGGTGACGCCCGCGGAGGACGCGTTCAGCCTCACGATCAAGGTCGGCGGCAAGGCGCAGGAGACGTTCGACTACGTCACGACGAAGCGCGGCAAGGAGAACGTCGTCACGGTCGTCCGCGCGAGCTCGAAGCTGATCGGGATCGAGGAGACGGCGACGGGCGCGGCGCTGGCCCGGCCGGAGGCGGGCGCGGTGACGCTCGCCGCGCCGCCCGCGGTGCCGGCGCTGCCGGACCGCGTCTCCGCCGACGACTACGTCGGCGACGTGGCCGAGCGCACCGGCTTCTCCGGGCTCGAAGCGATCGACGAGATCACGATGGTCGCGGTGCCGGACCTGATGAGCGCCTACCAACGCGGCGCGATCGACCTCGACGGCGTCCAGGCGGTGCAGCTCGCGATCATCGCCCACTGCGAGCAGGCCGGCGACCGGATGGCGATCCTCGACGCGCCCCCCGGCCTGGCGCCGCAGCAGGTGAAGGAGTGGCGCACCGAGAAGGCCGGCTACGACTCGAAGTACGCGACGCTCTACTACCCGTGGATCACGGCGTTCGACCCGGCCACGAAGAAGAACGTCTCGATCCCGCCGAGCGGCCACGTCGCCGGCATCTGGGCCCGCAACGACGACACGCGCGGCGTGCACAAGGCCCCCGCGAACGAGGTGGTGCGCGGCGCGATCTCGCTCGACACGCAGCTCACCAAGCCCGAGCACGACCTGCTCAACCCGCTCGGCGTGAACTGCATCCGCGCGTTCCCCGGCCGCGGTATCCGGGTGTGGGGCGCGCGCACGCTGTCCTCCGACGCCGAGTGGAAGTACCTCAACGTCCGGCGGCTGTTCAACTACCTCGAGGAGTCCATCCTCGACGGCACCCAGTGGGTGGTGTTCGAGCCCAACGACGACGCGCTGTGGGCGCGCATCCGCCGCACCATCGCGGCGTTCCTGATCAACGAGTGGCGCAAGGGCGCGCTGTTCGGGCTGACGCCGGACGAGGCGTTCTACGTCAAGTGCGACCGCGAGACGAACCCGGCCGAGGGCATCGACGCCGGCCAGGTCGTCTGCGAGGTCGGCATCGCGCCGGTGAAGCCGGCGGAGTTCGTGGTGTTCCGGCTGGCGCAGTTCTCCGGTGGCACCAGCCTCGTCAGCGAGTGA
- a CDS encoding phage tail protein — translation MALPEMDTTVGHSFGIEIDGVVIKQISEVSGLKMEQDVIELKQNTPDGKYVVKKLPGRFKAGEVTLTRGLTGDNSFEKWVKDSRFGKMGAARKGGAIIVYDYEGNAIKRYKLTNAWPKSLEIGTLKAGDTSVLTEKLVVTYESLEVE, via the coding sequence ATGGCACTCCCCGAAATGGACACCACCGTCGGTCACTCGTTCGGCATCGAGATCGACGGCGTCGTCATCAAGCAGATCTCGGAGGTGTCCGGCCTGAAGATGGAGCAGGACGTCATCGAGCTGAAGCAGAACACGCCGGACGGCAAGTACGTCGTCAAGAAGCTGCCCGGCCGGTTCAAGGCCGGCGAGGTGACGCTGACCCGCGGCCTCACCGGCGACAACTCGTTCGAGAAGTGGGTCAAGGACAGCCGGTTCGGCAAGATGGGCGCGGCCCGCAAGGGCGGCGCGATCATCGTGTACGACTACGAGGGCAACGCGATCAAGCGCTACAAGCTCACCAACGCGTGGCCGAAGTCGCTGGAGATCGGCACCCTCAAGGCCGGCGACACGAGCGTGCTCACCGAGAAGCTCGTCGTCACCTACGAGAGCCTGGAAGTCGAGTGA
- a CDS encoding DUF6760 family protein encodes MTYETARLLEEVSYVAYHFHWPLEDILDLEHADRGRFVAEIGRLNERALRGR; translated from the coding sequence GTGACGTACGAGACCGCGCGGCTGCTCGAGGAGGTCTCGTACGTCGCCTACCACTTCCACTGGCCGCTGGAAGACATCCTCGACCTCGAGCACGCGGACCGCGGACGGTTCGTCGCGGAGATCGGCCGCCTCAACGAGCGCGCGCTCCGGGGGCGGTGA
- a CDS encoding phage tail protein, whose product MTADLDPAVSVCFVVKIDDVDLGAFNSCEGLGCEVVMEQREEGGNNGFVWQLPTRIKYPNIKLSRPLTKDTEKVAKWFASVATGAGRKTGQIQAMTVDGTVVAQWGLLDVVPVRWTGPSLNPDSPKVATETIEVAHHGFVEAGRA is encoded by the coding sequence ATGACCGCCGACCTCGACCCCGCCGTCAGCGTCTGCTTCGTCGTCAAGATCGACGACGTGGACCTCGGCGCGTTCAACTCGTGCGAGGGGCTCGGCTGCGAGGTCGTCATGGAGCAGCGCGAGGAGGGCGGCAACAACGGGTTCGTCTGGCAGCTCCCGACCCGGATCAAGTACCCGAACATCAAGCTCAGCCGACCGCTCACGAAGGACACCGAGAAGGTGGCGAAGTGGTTCGCGAGCGTCGCCACCGGCGCCGGGCGCAAGACCGGCCAGATCCAGGCGATGACGGTCGACGGCACGGTGGTCGCCCAGTGGGGGCTGCTCGACGTGGTGCCGGTGCGCTGGACCGGCCCGTCGCTGAACCCGGACAGCCCGAAGGTCGCGACGGAGACGATCGAGGTGGCGCACCACGGGTTCGTCGAGGCGGGGCGGGCGTAG
- a CDS encoding LysM peptidoglycan-binding domain-containing protein yields the protein MASPIAFTAAGAPASGAGGRPKLERAFLELRDPPVDKGSLQPGPQRGRIDFQFNPKELAVGKSAKWSRDAQKGSKKSGVPEFKGAEPSKVTLEMFLDASDTQDDRVVQTVEKLFACCVPTDESHEKKKGSPPWVVFHWGGLTGFTAYVSSVQVKYSLFTPGGMPIRATATVTIEEISGEQPAQNPTSGGPARRVHRVVTGDSLASIAWREYGDAAMWRALAERNGIDDPMRLRTGTALLVPAAEDLGA from the coding sequence GTGGCGTCGCCGATCGCGTTCACGGCGGCCGGGGCGCCCGCGTCGGGGGCCGGCGGCCGGCCGAAGCTGGAACGCGCCTTCCTCGAGCTGCGCGACCCGCCGGTCGACAAGGGCAGCCTCCAGCCGGGTCCGCAGCGTGGGCGGATCGACTTCCAGTTCAACCCGAAGGAGCTCGCCGTCGGGAAGTCGGCGAAGTGGAGCCGCGACGCGCAGAAGGGGAGCAAGAAGAGCGGCGTCCCGGAGTTCAAGGGCGCGGAGCCGAGCAAGGTGACGTTGGAGATGTTCCTCGACGCCTCCGACACGCAGGACGACCGGGTGGTGCAGACGGTCGAGAAGCTGTTCGCCTGCTGCGTCCCGACGGACGAGAGCCACGAGAAGAAGAAGGGCAGCCCGCCGTGGGTGGTGTTCCACTGGGGCGGGCTGACCGGGTTCACGGCCTACGTGTCGTCGGTGCAGGTGAAGTACTCGCTGTTCACGCCGGGCGGCATGCCGATCCGCGCGACGGCGACGGTGACGATCGAGGAGATCAGCGGCGAGCAGCCGGCGCAGAACCCGACGTCCGGCGGCCCCGCGCGGCGGGTGCACCGGGTCGTCACCGGCGACTCGCTCGCGTCGATCGCCTGGCGCGAGTACGGCGACGCCGCGATGTGGCGCGCGCTGGCCGAGCGCAACGGCATCGACGACCCGATGCGGCTGCGGACCGGGACGGCGCTGCTGGTGCCGGCGGCCGAGGACCTGGGGGCCTGA
- a CDS encoding VgrG-related protein, producing MPAQDFTNQLVVDVAGQRLPADVAALLVEGVVDDSRTAPDLFLLRFRDPHNVVVARSHVTIGATVTLAVASNESRTPRPLLVGDVTALEKEADGTGTFTVIRGLDKSHRLLRGRRVASYRQMTVSDVAQRVARNAGLDVGRVDATTTVLDQVSQGNATDWAFLRDLASGVGAEVAVADGRLDFRKPSPAGEAPGQVDAAESPLVLEVGRNVLRLRAVVTSAEQVPSVEVRGWDDVHKRAVVGTAPAATRVAEVGAKPADLAEAFRAPVLVAADTPYATQGEVDAAAKALAEQVAGGFAELEAVIRGNPQVRAGTAVSLANAGAPFDGKYTVTATRHVFEPETGYTTWVTVAGFQDRTLYGLVVGANGGAPPATPGVVVAQVSDNRDPEDRGRVRLTFPWLSDDFVTDWARTVQPGAGDRRGALVVPEVGDEVLVAFEQGSFQRPYVIGGLYNGVDVPADGEVPLVDHSSGAVNRRSVVSRTGHRLDLVEAANGPQGVRLRTGDGKLTLDLDQQQTRVTVHSDGTVSIEARNGVTVDAGTGTLTLSGRDIALNARAGVRVDGGAGEVSLTSSSTCTVRAGIVRIN from the coding sequence GTGCCGGCGCAGGACTTCACCAACCAGCTCGTGGTCGACGTCGCGGGGCAACGACTCCCGGCCGACGTCGCGGCGCTGCTGGTGGAGGGCGTGGTGGACGACAGCCGCACCGCGCCGGACCTGTTCCTGCTGCGGTTCCGCGACCCGCACAACGTCGTGGTCGCCCGCTCGCACGTGACGATCGGCGCGACGGTGACGCTGGCGGTGGCGAGCAACGAGAGCCGTACCCCGCGCCCGCTGCTCGTCGGCGACGTGACGGCGCTGGAGAAGGAGGCGGACGGCACCGGGACGTTCACGGTGATCCGCGGCCTGGACAAGTCGCACCGGCTGCTGCGCGGCCGCCGCGTCGCGAGCTACCGGCAGATGACGGTCTCCGACGTGGCGCAGCGCGTGGCGCGCAACGCCGGCCTCGACGTCGGCCGCGTCGACGCGACGACGACGGTGCTCGACCAGGTGTCGCAGGGCAACGCGACCGACTGGGCGTTCCTGCGCGACCTCGCGTCGGGCGTCGGCGCCGAGGTCGCGGTGGCGGACGGGCGGCTGGACTTCCGCAAGCCGTCGCCGGCGGGCGAGGCGCCCGGGCAGGTCGACGCGGCGGAGAGCCCGCTGGTGCTCGAGGTCGGCCGCAACGTCCTCCGCCTGCGCGCGGTCGTCACCTCGGCCGAGCAGGTGCCGTCGGTGGAGGTGCGCGGGTGGGACGACGTGCACAAGCGCGCGGTCGTCGGCACCGCGCCGGCCGCGACGCGCGTGGCCGAGGTGGGCGCGAAGCCGGCCGACCTGGCGGAGGCGTTCCGCGCGCCGGTGCTGGTGGCGGCGGACACGCCGTACGCGACGCAGGGCGAGGTCGACGCGGCGGCGAAGGCGCTGGCCGAGCAGGTGGCGGGCGGCTTCGCCGAGCTGGAGGCGGTGATCCGCGGCAACCCGCAGGTCCGCGCCGGCACCGCCGTCTCGCTCGCCAACGCCGGCGCGCCGTTCGACGGCAAGTACACGGTCACGGCGACGCGGCACGTGTTCGAGCCGGAGACCGGCTACACGACGTGGGTGACGGTCGCCGGGTTCCAGGACCGCACGCTCTACGGCCTCGTCGTCGGCGCGAACGGCGGCGCGCCGCCGGCGACGCCCGGCGTCGTCGTCGCGCAGGTCTCCGACAACCGCGACCCGGAGGACCGCGGCCGGGTACGGCTGACGTTCCCCTGGCTGTCCGACGACTTCGTCACCGACTGGGCGCGCACGGTGCAGCCGGGCGCGGGGGACCGGCGCGGCGCGCTCGTCGTGCCGGAGGTCGGCGACGAGGTGCTGGTGGCGTTCGAGCAGGGGAGCTTCCAGCGGCCGTACGTCATCGGCGGGCTCTACAACGGCGTCGACGTGCCGGCCGACGGCGAGGTCCCGCTGGTCGACCACAGCAGCGGGGCCGTCAACCGGCGTTCCGTCGTCTCGCGCACCGGCCACCGGCTGGACCTGGTCGAGGCGGCCAACGGCCCGCAGGGCGTCCGCCTGCGCACCGGCGACGGCAAGCTGACGCTCGACCTCGACCAGCAGCAGACGCGCGTCACGGTCCACAGCGACGGCACCGTCTCCATCGAGGCGCGCAACGGCGTCACGGTCGACGCGGGCACGGGGACGTTGACGCTGTCCGGCCGGGACATCGCGCTGAACGCCCGCGCCGGCGTGCGCGTCGACGGCGGCGCGGGCGAGGTCAGCCTCACGTCGTCGAGCACCTGCACCGTCCGCGCCGGCATCGTCCGGATCAACTAG
- a CDS encoding PAAR domain-containing protein yields MPAAARVGDPTGHPGVVAGPGVPTVLIGGMPAATVGTPHVCSFPPPPPHPPSAIVPPGDPTVLIGGMPAARVGDLSACGSPIVMGCPTVLIGG; encoded by the coding sequence ATGCCCGCAGCCGCCCGCGTCGGTGACCCGACCGGCCACCCCGGCGTCGTCGCGGGGCCCGGCGTGCCGACGGTGCTCATCGGCGGGATGCCGGCGGCGACGGTGGGGACGCCGCACGTCTGCTCGTTCCCGCCGCCGCCCCCGCACCCGCCGTCGGCGATCGTGCCGCCCGGCGACCCGACGGTGCTGATCGGCGGCATGCCGGCGGCCCGCGTCGGCGACCTCTCCGCGTGCGGCTCGCCGATCGTCATGGGCTGCCCGACCGTGCTGATCGGAGGCTGA
- a CDS encoding GPW/gp25 family protein, producing the protein MAEEFVGTGWAFFPMRTDATGSVALVSREREIEESIRLILSTAPGERPMRPEFGCAIADYVFAPADAATAGQLAFEVRTALDRWEPRIDLDTVLVRFDDADRGVLLIEIRYSIRGANDRRNLVFPFYVIGAHEPPAIAGGAA; encoded by the coding sequence GTGGCCGAGGAGTTCGTCGGCACCGGGTGGGCGTTCTTCCCGATGCGCACCGACGCGACGGGCAGCGTCGCGCTCGTGAGCCGCGAGCGCGAGATCGAGGAGAGCATCCGGCTGATCCTGTCCACGGCGCCGGGGGAGCGGCCGATGCGGCCGGAGTTCGGCTGCGCCATCGCCGACTACGTGTTCGCCCCGGCGGACGCCGCGACCGCCGGGCAGCTCGCGTTCGAGGTCCGCACGGCGCTCGACCGGTGGGAGCCGCGCATCGACCTGGACACGGTGCTGGTGCGCTTCGACGACGCCGACCGCGGCGTGCTGCTCATCGAGATCCGGTACTCGATCCGCGGCGCCAACGACCGCCGCAACCTCGTCTTCCCGTTCTACGTCATCGGCGCGCACGAGCCGCCCGCGATCGCCGGGGGTGCCGCGTGA
- a CDS encoding putative baseplate assembly protein → MSLPAPNLDDRRFQDLVDDAKRHVQRHCPEWTDHNVSDPGVTLIETFAMAVDQLLYRLNRVPDRLYVRFLELLGVTLFPPAAAEVDVTFWLAAPRPEPVVVPEGTEVLTARTETQDPVVFTTATALAIVPSELAWVATEGGGEQVDRTDQLDAGSQFPCFTAAPVAGDALLLGLREPAPSCAVALRFTCDVEGVGVDPRQPPLVWEAWTGAGWAACELERDETGGLNRPGDVVVHVPAGHTSSAILRHRAAWLRCRVVDAEPGQPFYSASPRVGGVTAFTVGGTVRAVHGEHVRDEVLGVSDGVPGQRFRVAERPVADCGEDVVVVTGEGDGAEWARVGHFAESGPDDRHFTLDAMTGDVEFGPAVRGEDGTVRQYGAVPPRGAYVRVRSYRTGGGRRGNVARESILFMRSTLPFVRGVTNRKAATGGADGEDVENAKLRGPMLLRTRQRAVTAEDYEYLALEASRGVARVRCVPADAADPSVVRVLVVPELPADPRVPFAALRPADELLETVTRHLDARRLVGTRLVVEPPFYQGVTVVAQVRARPRTDPAALRERALDALYRYLHPLAGGPDGTGWPFGRPVQAGEIFAVLQRLPGADLVEEIRLYPADLRTGERHDEVPRVDVDPNALVFSYEHQVLATPQ, encoded by the coding sequence GTGAGCCTGCCCGCCCCGAACCTCGACGACCGCCGCTTCCAGGACCTCGTCGACGACGCCAAGCGGCACGTGCAGCGGCACTGCCCGGAGTGGACCGACCACAACGTCTCCGACCCCGGCGTCACGCTGATCGAGACGTTCGCGATGGCCGTGGACCAGCTCCTCTACCGGCTGAACCGCGTGCCGGACCGGCTCTACGTGCGGTTCCTCGAGCTGCTCGGCGTCACGCTGTTCCCGCCGGCCGCGGCCGAGGTGGACGTGACGTTCTGGCTGGCCGCGCCGCGCCCGGAGCCGGTCGTCGTGCCGGAGGGCACCGAGGTCCTGACGGCGCGGACGGAGACGCAGGACCCGGTGGTCTTCACGACCGCGACGGCGCTGGCGATCGTGCCGTCGGAGCTGGCCTGGGTCGCCACCGAGGGCGGCGGCGAGCAGGTCGACCGCACCGACCAGCTCGACGCGGGCTCGCAGTTCCCGTGCTTCACCGCGGCGCCCGTCGCCGGCGACGCGCTGCTCCTCGGCCTGCGCGAGCCGGCCCCGTCGTGCGCGGTCGCGCTGCGGTTCACCTGCGACGTCGAGGGCGTCGGCGTCGACCCCCGCCAGCCGCCGCTCGTGTGGGAGGCGTGGACCGGCGCGGGGTGGGCGGCGTGCGAGCTGGAACGCGACGAGACCGGCGGCCTCAACCGCCCCGGCGACGTCGTGGTCCACGTCCCGGCGGGGCACACGTCGTCGGCGATCCTGCGGCACCGCGCCGCGTGGCTGCGGTGCCGGGTCGTCGACGCGGAGCCGGGGCAGCCGTTCTACTCGGCGTCGCCGCGCGTCGGCGGCGTGACGGCGTTCACCGTCGGCGGCACGGTGCGCGCGGTCCACGGCGAGCACGTGCGCGACGAGGTGCTCGGCGTCTCCGACGGCGTCCCCGGCCAGCGGTTCCGCGTCGCCGAACGCCCCGTCGCCGACTGCGGCGAGGACGTCGTCGTGGTGACCGGCGAGGGGGACGGCGCGGAGTGGGCGCGGGTCGGCCACTTCGCGGAGAGCGGCCCCGACGACCGGCACTTCACGCTCGACGCGATGACCGGCGACGTGGAGTTCGGCCCGGCGGTGCGCGGCGAGGACGGCACGGTCCGCCAGTACGGGGCCGTGCCCCCGCGCGGCGCGTACGTGCGGGTGCGCTCGTACCGCACCGGCGGCGGCCGGCGCGGCAACGTCGCCCGCGAGTCGATCCTGTTCATGCGCAGCACGCTGCCGTTCGTGCGCGGCGTCACCAACCGCAAGGCGGCCACCGGCGGCGCCGACGGCGAGGACGTCGAGAACGCCAAGCTGCGCGGGCCGATGCTGCTGCGCACCCGGCAGCGCGCGGTCACCGCGGAGGACTACGAGTACCTCGCGCTGGAGGCGTCCCGCGGCGTGGCGCGGGTGCGCTGCGTGCCCGCCGACGCCGCCGACCCGTCGGTCGTGCGCGTGCTCGTCGTGCCGGAGCTGCCGGCCGACCCGCGGGTGCCGTTCGCCGCGCTGCGGCCCGCCGACGAGCTGCTGGAGACGGTGACCCGCCACCTCGACGCGCGCCGGCTGGTCGGCACGCGGCTCGTCGTGGAGCCGCCGTTCTACCAGGGCGTCACCGTCGTCGCGCAGGTGCGCGCCCGGCCGCGCACCGACCCGGCGGCGTTGCGCGAACGCGCCCTGGACGCGCTCTACCGCTACCTCCACCCGCTCGCCGGCGGGCCGGACGGGACCGGCTGGCCGTTCGGGCGGCCGGTGCAGGCGGGCGAGATCTTCGCCGTGCTGCAACGCCTCCCCGGCGCCGACCTGGTCGAGGAGATCCGCCTCTACCCGGCCGACCTGCGCACCGGCGAGCGGCACGACGAGGTGCCGCGCGTCGACGTCGACCCGAACGCGCTCGTCTTCTCCTACGAGCACCAGGTCCTGGCGACCCCGCAGTGA
- a CDS encoding phage tail protein I codes for MSRRDLPGLPTPHPLGAMLPAVYLEDSFAQRFTAGLDEVLAPVLLTLDNLAAYVDPRFAPEDFLAWLSRWVGAEPDETWPEERRRSVVAAAVVAHRRRGTLSGLVEHVRLVADVDVEVTENGGAAWGAEPGTAAPGTAGPPHVTVRVTAADPARVDRTRLDRAVRESLPAHVTLDVEVATA; via the coding sequence GTGAGCCGCCGCGACCTGCCGGGCCTGCCGACGCCGCACCCGCTCGGCGCGATGCTGCCGGCCGTGTACCTGGAGGACTCGTTCGCGCAGCGGTTCACGGCCGGGCTGGACGAGGTGCTCGCGCCGGTGCTGCTCACGCTCGACAACCTCGCCGCCTACGTCGACCCGCGGTTCGCGCCGGAGGACTTCCTGGCCTGGCTGTCGCGCTGGGTCGGTGCCGAGCCGGACGAGACGTGGCCGGAGGAGCGGCGGCGTTCGGTCGTGGCGGCGGCCGTCGTCGCGCACCGGCGGCGCGGCACGCTCTCCGGCCTGGTCGAGCACGTCCGGCTGGTCGCGGACGTCGACGTGGAGGTGACCGAGAACGGCGGCGCCGCCTGGGGCGCCGAGCCCGGCACCGCGGCGCCCGGCACGGCCGGGCCGCCGCACGTCACCGTCCGCGTCACGGCCGCCGACCCGGCGCGGGTGGACCGCACCCGCCTCGACCGCGCGGTGCGCGAGTCGCTACCGGCGCACGTGACGCTCGACGTCGAGGTCGCTACGGCCTGA